TTCAACCGGCTCAACAAAATCTTCTTCCACAAATTCATCCTCAACTATCATGTTATGCAATATGATGCAAGTCATCATGATACTTCTAAGTGTGGAACGCTTATGCATCCGAGCACCATGACGAAGAATAGCCCATCGAGATTGCAAGATACCAAAACACCTCTCCACATCTTTGCGATATGCCTCTTGTTTCTTAGCAAATAATTTTTGTGATTGAGTGGCAGGATTTGATATAGTTTTTACAAATGTTGAATACCTCGGGTAAATTCCATCTGCAAGATAATAAGCATTGTTGTATCGTTTTCCATTGACGTGAAACACCACCATTGGGCTATTTTCTGCGATGACTTTATCAAATACAGGAGACTGGCCTAGAACATTAATATCGTTCTGAGCTCCAGGCACACCAAAAAAAGCATGCCAGATCCAAGTGTCATAGGAAGCGACCGCCTCTAGAATAATTGTAGGTCGTCCTTTTCGACCACTATAAGCTCCTCCCCATCCGCTTGGACAATTCTTCCATTCCCAGTGCATACAATCGATACTTCCAATCATACCTGGAAATCCCCTTTGTTCTCCCCTTGTTAAAAGCCTTCGTAAATCTGCTGGTGTCGGAGCACGAAGGTACTCTTCACCAAAGAGACCTTCTACTTGTTGACAAAATATTTTCATACACTCAAGTGTGGTTGATTCTCCCATTCGACATATTTCGGCACACTGATCAGCCGCTGCACCGTAAGCTAGCATTCGTAGTGCAGCAGTCATTTTTTGTTATGGTAACAACCCCAATAATCCAATTGCATCTGTTTTTTTATGCCAATAGGAATCTTGAGTACAAAGAGCGGTCATGATGCGATCGAAGACATGAGGACGCATTCGATACCTCCGACGAAAATCATCTTCATTGAATATTGGACGATCAACGAAATAATCTGCCATGAGATTTTTTCCTCTTGATAGCCTTTCTCTGGGATGCTTAGAAGATTTTCCAGGTCTTGAGCCTCGTCCTTGTGGTTCATCTGAGCTATCGATGAACTCCTTCATCATTGCCGCTTCGGTCACCATGGTATTCATAATTTCAGACTCTTCTTGACTGTGTTTTTGTCTCTGACTCAATAATCTTTTTAATGAATTCATTATTGAAAAGATTGTATTGATTTTGAGATGACTATAATATGAAGAGCATCTATTATTTATAGAAAATTTTCTATCTATAAATCTGGATCATGACACGTGTCATAATGTGAATGAACGAAAATCTtatcaaaaatttaaatttatccaCTATCTTATCAAAAATCTAAAATTATCCAGCAATATATTATTGGATACGATTTGTGGGACCATTAAATAATAGAGATGAAATTAAATTTAtgatatataatataattatttatttgatgaATAGTAATTGATGGATTGATGGATTGATGGAGTTAGGTGGGTGtataaaaattaagaaaaaaagtGATTCTAGCATGAATAGTAATCAACTCCATTGATtgaattgatgaattgatgaattGATGGAGTTGAGGGGTACATATGCTCTTAGAAACTTGTGTGCTCAGATACAGGGTTGCCGGTGCTTATTGAGATTATTCGGACTGCTTCAGCAGGTTTGTTGTCATTTCACTTGTTTTTTATATTTTCTCATCTTTGTTACGAAAATAGTTTATTGTTTTTAACTTCCTATATTTCTTTGATATTATCAGCTGGCTCTGGTGAAGATTGGTTTGAGTTACTTCTTTCAAAAATCTGCCTCGAAGAATCAAACTTATCACCTTTATTCTCTAAATATTGAGCAGCCTATTAAAAATCTTGAATGAGCAAATCAGTGATATCAGCATATTTAATGATTTTGCTTTATCTGTTCTTGGAATATTTACAAAAGCTGTCGGAGTTGTTGATTTCACATCAAGGGGCAAATCAGGTCTTCCAACTGGGTTTCCCAATATCGATGTTTTTGGATACTCTCTGATAATATTGAGAGATATTTGCGCCTGCGATTATAGTGAAGGTAAATCTGAAGATGGTGTAGAGTCTTTGCTGTCAACGGGATTTACAGAAATACTTCTTGATCTGCTCTGTGATCTTGAGCCTCCAGTAATAATTAGTAAAAATGTGAGATAGGGGAAGCTTGATGAGGGAACATCATCAGACTCGGACAAGTGTTGCCCTTATAAAGGTTTCCGCAGGGACCTTGTTGCAGTTGTGGGCAACTGTGCATATCGCAGAAAGCATGTACAAGATTGGATTAGAGAAAATAACAAACTTCTAGTATTATTGCAACAGTGTGTAACTGATGATGATAATCCATTCTTGAGGGAGTGGGGAATCTGGTCAATGAGGAACTTATGGGAAGGAAATGAATAAAATCAACGGAAAGTAAGTGAACTGGAGGTTCAAGGATCTGTGGATATGCCTGAACTCGCTGGTCTAGGCCTCAAAGTTGAGGTTGATCCAAAAACTCAACGTGCAAAACTTGTTAATGTGTGTTGAATATTTAGCTTCCTGGGCCAACAATTTTCAATCCATGTAGTTGACAGATAATTTTTTTTTCTCTGGTATACTTGTGAACCATCTCTTATTTAATTGTATTATGCGCTCTTTAGGATTTGGTAGATTCTGAAATAAAAAAAAGAACAAAATCTTTAAAGTTTGTCAAAGATGTTTGTACTAATATTAAATGCACTACGAATATTATGTATATGCCCCTCACTAAACATATTCATTTCATCTCTTGGTTTGGAATTCTTTATTGTGGATTAATGTACTAAAATCAATATGCATAAGTTGAGATCAGCAAACTTGACGACTCGCTGTTTAAGAATCAATTTTCGAAGGCCTACATACAGGTAAATATTGATGGATCGTCCAACTTCTTTCCAATATTTTCAAAGCTTTTGATTAATGCTTTTAAGTAATTATAGGTTGAGGAGTATGACAGATGTTAGTACTCTAGGAGTCCCAGTCGCAGTCCGTATTCAAGAAGCCGGAGCCTAAGCCGCAGCTATAACAGCCGCAACAGAAGGTTGTGAAATAAATGTATAAAATTATATCAGGTGTTAGGCTCAAAACCGGGTCAATTGGTCAAAATTGAGATATTGGtgcctaaaattaaggaaaaaataaGGCATCTATTTTTATCATGAAGGAAAAAGGCGCGCCCTACAGATATGGGGATGCACGCCCTTATCATTACAGGAAGATTAATGCTGAAACACTTTAACTAATCAAGGCGCGCCCTCATTAGTGAATGAAGCGTGCACTATTAATGTATGAAGAAAAGAATTCAACTGATTCTTAGAGTTAGCCCTTATGGtattagggcgcgccctaaatGGGAAAgtgttacgtgctgattctcaatgatcagaagaagctcaggatctgactgcgttttagatgtcatcagtatttgatgtgtcatcaggatttgatgcattATCAGTATTTGCATGTCATTAGCATCTAAAGGCGGTCAGCTGTGAAGATTGATTCTGTACCTTAATTTGAGTGATGAATATTTATTACGTTCTGAGTGATAAGACTTTAtgtattcagttaaagatatgtatcattttctgttagtaattgataatgcatatcttagattgatttgtagtagccgtgtattatataaacacagtttaggtcatcacatagttcttaactcgagtattgtacgacctagcagttctcaagaacatcattatttcttgagagagtttgtaacagtttttatcagaaatataaagaactgttatatttttatacttgttcgaaacatctATACAATCGTATCCAACCCCTCTTAAACAATTGTATTATTATTGGGAAACAATTGGTATCGGAGCGAACTAATAATTTACTATCAGAAACGATCTAAAgatgtctctgaacaagtatgaaagtatcaAAATCCCCATactgaaaaagactgaatattctacatggaaggtgaagatgctaaTGCACTTGGAAACTACAGATCCAGACTACCTCgatgtaatcaatgatggaccttacaagccaacaaaattggtacctgcaactcctactgttgctgaacaccTTCATTTGAAGGAGAATAGTAtgtggacaccagaagagaaagccgctgtgctgaaggatgcaaaggtaataaatattttgcataacagtcttgaccctgtgatgtcaaacagggttatagcctacaagactgccaaagagatctgaGATGCCCTTGAGACTCAATGTCAAAGAACCACTGCCATCAAGAAAAACAGAAGGGCTGTTCTAATTCAaaaatatgaacactttgaggccaagtcTTATGAAACTCTCACCGACATCTATGATAGGTTTCTCACTCTGCTTAACAATCtatctttggtgggaaaggtgtatgatctggaagattcaaacaccaagtttctgagagctttgaatgaggaatgggagactcagacttcaatcatacgatatcaatatgatttggaaatagttactctggatgaaatctatggcatgttgagaactcatgatttggaagttcagcaaaggaaacagaggaaaagcaacaacggaaaatcagttgctttgaaagtgaatgctaaagcttcaaaagacaagtcagttgaagctgcaaggaaaaagaactatctgccagaatcagatactgatgactCATCATCAAATCCTTATGATGATACTAATTCTGAAATTGAGGAGAAcgtgacagattctgatgtcgtgcaaatggctgcattgttggttaagggcttcaagaAGATGCAGTTCAGGAAGTCTCAGAAGAAAAGAAGCTTCGGGAAGAAGTTTATTGGAGGAGAAAGGAAGTCGTCTAGAAGAATAAAAGGAAAGGATTTTAAAGTTGCAAAAGTCGACAgatcaaagatcaagtgctacaactgtgatgaacctggccactttgctacagaatgtaaAAAGACAAAGAATGACAAAAGGGAAGAATAAAGCCTTGATTACATCAAATAAGGATTGGATGGATTCCATTTATTCTAAAAATGAAGAAACgtgctatgcactgatggctagttttgatactcctgcttcctctgattctaaggtatcaacttctttcttctcttttgatactgaagatatatctgaattgaaatctattcttaagtctctccatggaaattttaataataagattctagagaacaatagactgttaactgaaaatgaagtcttaaaatctaggaatgattagttagagtctgacttagtaaatcagattaaaattcaaaagaatgtgagaaagctaaacatacagaaaagatactagaagctaagtatagtatgttagaaaataaattagaaaatgagagaaaaacccttaaagcctggaaCGATTCAGGCAAAATGGTTCATGAGATGATTTctaagaaaaattagagagaatGTTTTGGCTAtgtagatggaattaaggatgttgacactgaaaataaaatcacccctaagactcctgttaagtttatctcttcagaagctgatgaacccaaatctactTTTGACAAGGGTTCAACCTCAGCATTTCAAGAAAAGGTAGTAAATGATAAAACTCAAAGAGAGGAAAATAAGGAgaccattaagactgttaagaaagaaaataACATAAGACTTTTGTCTAAAAGACAATTAAAAAAGAAATTATCTCAATTAAAAAGTCtaaaaagaaacaggaatggtaagcaaggtatttctaaggaatCTAACTATAagtttgttcccaatgctcctagaaaaacttgttttagccgtggtaatactaatcatcttgctattgattgaaGGAGGAGTAACAAAAAGAAAACTGCTATTCccgagtctgatgttaggggtagatcaatattttacaaaccacaaaatccttattttcattgtgataatagttggcattcaatttacacttgtagttcttatcataaGCTATATCATAATTTCTATGAACCTTTGCCAAAATTTAATAAAACGGCTTATATGATTAATACTACCAGTTCTACTAAATCTACTTCAGATaagacaagttctgataaagAAAAAAATGTCAGAAATAACTCTGAATCACAGAAACTTAAGTTGTTCAAAATgaggacccaacaagtgtgggtccttaaaaatttATCTAATTAATCACTCCtatgattgcagggtaacaggaaaaatattcttaTCTTGGATAacggatgttcaggacacatgattggaaataaatctccgctgtcagaatttgagaggaaggctggcccagatgtatcttataaggatggaaatataggacacactctgggatatggcaacttggtAATTGGAAAGGTAATAATAGAggatgtagctctggtggaaggactgaagcacaatCTACTAAGCATCAATCAAATCactgacaaaggttatcatgtggtgttCTATGACTCACACTATGAAGTTGTTCATAATAAGACAAAGAAAGTTGTCTTGATGGGATACATACATGGTAACATGTATGAAGCAAGGCTGCATTAAAGTCTTAATcaagaagctacttgccttatctctaaggcatcagtagatgagagatggaattggcacaagaagctctcacatctcaacttcaattcaatcaatgaacttgccaagaaggagatagaaagaggattaccaaatatgctatactcatctgatggtctttgtgatgctttccaaaagtccaaacaaagaaggGTATCCTTCAAAAGTAAAATAGAATTCTCTATTACTGAACTATATCATATGTTACATTTGGATCTCTTTGGATCAGTGAACATaatgtctatcaacaagaaaatGTATACACTTGAAATttttgatgatttcactagatacacttgggtttattttctacacaggaaggatgaaactccaaaaattcttctggatcatgtaaggcaaattgagaatggatccaacttcaaagtgaaaatactgagaagtgataatgccactgagttcaagaactcaaaaatggaggaagtctgtaagtacaaaggcatacaacaacaattctcagctcctcgcacacctcaacaaaatggtgttgttgagagacAGAACAGAACCCTGATTGAAGCTGGCAGTATCTGATAAGccaaactacccacttacttctgggctgaagcagtaaacactgtctgttatactcagaatatcacactgataaacagacatggtgttactccttatcagatactgaaagaaaagaagcccagtttTAAACATCTctatgtatttggatgcaagtgcttTGTTCTGAGAACTCAGACTGAGCAACtaggaaaatttgaatcaaaatctgatgaaggtatctttgttggTTACTCACCATCAAAAGCTTACAAGGTTTTCAATCTCAGAAAAAATACTGTAGTCAtctctatcaatgtatcttttaatgataagaagattcctggttttgaagaagactctcATGAAAGTTTGATCTTTGCAAATGAGAATGCACTATTAGAATCTGCCTCAAACTCTAatgcattatcaattactgaTGATCCAAATCCCGATACTCATCAGATCCTGAAGACTATCATTGTACTTGtgaggtcacacacactgtagaagggggttgaatacagtgtttaacacaatcaaatcgaatataagaactcaagtaacagaaaacagattttatttaatacaataaactctgttacaatatggaactgtcctctctcagtgatgaacaacttatcacgagagctgctagggctacaataaataataacttcgattatgataacacttatagtgtaaatcctatgtatgtgtttatatactacacaattacaagataatctctaattgatattgaatatgattctgtatcctaaaatatatcgattagatatcttcttttccaagtcttcaattttccatagaaatcttctccatgcatatctcttctttatttagtcttgatcttctttcctttcaatcagcctttccttaactgttcgtcctcccacatttaagttctgatatccatcttctgataatttaagtactgatatccttaagttctgacttccagtaagtgctgatttcagtaagtactgatatttcctgtttgttaagatctgaaaactgaacatgaaacacattagacatgacatctcaaatatatctaacaatctcccccaacttgtaaattagcataatatacaagttcaataaatatttgatgatgtcaaaaacattaagtacaaatgcacatgagaatttgactaagaaactacaacttacagtacttgtagcttttaccatccttaaagtctgatatcagctttagcctgtatgtTCTTCAGAATTTAGCAGTTGCAGTCCCTGACTTGGCTTTATTATGTGATCTttttaatatcaggagttgtcctgagataattcttcaaaagacatctctcaacATATGCAAGTTCATTCAACATCCTCCTTTTGGCTTGTTTTAGCTCGGCTGTATCTTCACTtatctgaaagatagcagctctgagatcattgatctttgcctttcttatatactcattaagtctgatataataggctttgtctgattctatgttgaattcaacaaccctataacccagaaaggtagtaacaatctttgtagtgttaggcttcatttcaacaatttttccatcatgagctctgtacttaggatagtatgagctgtcagactttatcctgtaaagtttctttagtctctcaatattagaccttaagaatttggcagcatcatctgtagacttgttctttacttgaagcaaatatagcacatgttccaattcttcatagtacttcaagttaatagcatcttgcctaatctggaataccctcccatctatcatgaaatataacataacTTGTTCTTTCAGTGCGGagtggtaaaccatctgtacagactccaattgatccaatcttttaggagttgtgcctattcctggttcagacagagatgtaggatctagagttgtgttgcttactcttctttcatcagcatttcccaaaccagttttatctcttgcctcctttcctagaagcaatctactctgaaaacctcttgatgtactcttcagagtttgagcagattgtttagcttgggtgaatcctggtagagtagttgaaggtttaacatgagaaatgtcagaggttattcccttatctcctgatgtcaagctaacttgagctgtgtcagaggttgcttgcttccttgtagcatctgaatttactaactcctgactttgaacaacttgagctctgttagaggttgtttgagaatctttcttgttcttcaaaatcagattagtatcttcatcagcatctatttgttcatccatagttggcatgtaaatccttacaggttcatcaactttacctttgcccttaaactttggatcatacttcacttgtgatttggctttagatgcctcggcacttgttctttctttaatcacaatgcctttagcctgtGGAGGTTTCTTTGCTGTTACAGAAGCTTTATACTTAGATTGTGACTTATCAGTTGCAGCTttcagtctagcttcttcttcttccagcatttcaagatccatccctggattttcttttagaaataacttctttgagatttcttcatcaag
The sequence above is drawn from the Apium graveolens cultivar Ventura chromosome 2, ASM990537v1, whole genome shotgun sequence genome and encodes:
- the LOC141691835 gene encoding uncharacterized protein LOC141691835; translated protein: MTAALRMLAYGAAADQCAEICRMGESTTLECMKIFCQQVEGLFGEEYLRAPTPADLRRLLTRGEQRGFPGMIGSIDCMHWEWKNCPSGWGGAYSGRKGRPTIILEAVASYDTWIWHAFFGVPGAQNDINVLGQSPVFDKVIAENSPMVVFHVNGKRYNNAYYLADGIYPRYSTFVKTISNPATQSQKLFAKKQEAYRKDVERCFGILQSRWAILRHGARMHKRSTLRSIMMTCIILHNMIVEDEFVEEDFVEPVEEDLMNPLASQVYDGPVDNNGARIPFAPVQRNGRNQQAFWDRIENLESAYIHTMLQNDLVEHNWAMESNQ